One genomic segment of Helicobacter enhydrae includes these proteins:
- the queA gene encoding tRNA preQ1(34) S-adenosylmethionine ribosyltransferase-isomerase QueA produces MIDLQLSSYDYHLPPNLIATFPAMPRESAKLLVYDRQKDTITHSDFFHFYDFVPSDTLFVLNDTKVIKARMYGNKIHADHTLGGQVEVFYHRHIAHHQFLVQIKGRVKVGQTISLSPNLTLQVQELLEDGFRIVSFELDSRPISPSELLCEIEKIGHIPLPPYIKRQDRPLDAQEYQSVFAKNLGSVAAPTASLHFSQIDQILQHFKHCFVTLNVGAGTFLSVQTPDIRDHQIHTESFALSNESYRNITQASHILCIGTTTARVVEYLHRNPPTHTTQSHIYGECDLFLHPHNPPQKINALLTNFHLPKSTLIMLVSSLVGRKKCLEIYQEAIQAQYRFYSYGDGMLIL; encoded by the coding sequence ATGATAGATTTGCAACTCTCAAGCTATGATTATCATCTACCACCAAACCTCATCGCCACTTTCCCTGCAATGCCAAGAGAAAGTGCGAAACTCCTTGTCTATGACAGACAAAAAGACACGATCACTCATAGCGATTTTTTCCATTTCTATGATTTTGTGCCAAGCGATACGCTCTTTGTCCTCAATGACACCAAAGTCATCAAAGCCAGAATGTATGGCAACAAAATCCACGCCGATCACACGCTCGGAGGGCAAGTAGAAGTTTTTTATCATCGTCACATTGCCCATCATCAATTCTTGGTTCAAATCAAAGGCAGAGTCAAAGTGGGGCAAACCATTTCTTTGTCTCCAAACCTCACATTGCAAGTGCAAGAATTGCTAGAAGATGGGTTTAGAATCGTAAGCTTTGAGCTAGATTCCCGCCCCATCTCTCCATCTGAGCTTCTTTGTGAAATAGAGAAAATCGGTCACATTCCTTTGCCACCCTACATCAAACGCCAAGATCGCCCACTAGACGCACAAGAGTATCAAAGTGTCTTTGCCAAAAACTTAGGCTCTGTGGCAGCACCCACAGCTTCATTGCATTTCAGTCAAATCGATCAGATTCTCCAACATTTCAAACACTGCTTTGTGACTCTTAATGTAGGAGCAGGAACATTTTTGAGTGTGCAAACTCCAGACATCCGAGATCATCAGATCCACACAGAAAGCTTCGCACTTAGCAATGAAAGCTATCGCAACATCACTCAAGCCTCCCATATTTTATGTATCGGCACCACGACTGCAAGAGTCGTAGAATATCTCCACCGCAACCCCCCCACGCACACCACGCAATCCCACATCTATGGAGAGTGCGATTTGTTTCTGCATCCACACAATCCCCCACAAAAAATCAATGCCTTGCTGACAAATTTCCATCTCCCCAAATCCACGCTGATTATGCTTGTAAGCTCACTTGTGGGACGCAAAAAATGTCTAGAAATCTATCAAGAAGCCATTCAAGCCCAATACAGATTCTATTCCTATGGCGATGGAATGCTGATCCTATGA
- a CDS encoding M16 family metallopeptidase has protein sequence MTSVLPKYFSKKLENGLEVYVIPIKNGSSVIETNVFYKVGSRNEVMGKSGIAHMLEHLNFKSTENLKAGEFDEIVKKFGGLTNASTSFDYTRYFVKSSARNLDKSLELFAELMQNLNLNDAEFQPERDVVAEERRWRTDNSPIGYLYFRFFNTAYIYHPYHWTPIGFMDDIKNWKIEDIKEFHKTYYQPQNAIIVVAGDIEPQEVFDGAQKYFASIPNHAEIPEVYTIEPKQDGAKHIEISKDSQIQYYALGYKIPNFKHEDQVALEVISYLLSGGKSSLLHAELVDKKQVASEAYVYPMQLRDGGVFLSIIAGNSDVKAEVLRDEVQNLLQQLKDGKISQKDLQKAKINMRADFIRSLEDASSVASMFGEYLAKGDLEPLLNYEQKLQEIDMAKIIDVANKYFVLHNQTSAILRK, from the coding sequence ATGACATCAGTGTTACCCAAATATTTTTCCAAAAAATTAGAGAATGGTTTGGAAGTCTATGTGATTCCTATCAAAAATGGCAGTTCTGTGATTGAAACCAATGTGTTTTATAAAGTCGGAAGTCGCAATGAGGTGATGGGGAAGAGCGGGATTGCTCACATGCTTGAGCATCTCAATTTCAAATCCACAGAAAATCTCAAAGCAGGTGAGTTTGATGAGATTGTCAAGAAGTTTGGAGGCTTGACAAATGCCTCAACAAGCTTTGATTATACGCGTTATTTTGTCAAGTCAAGTGCTAGAAATTTGGATAAATCTTTGGAGCTTTTTGCAGAATTGATGCAAAATCTCAACCTCAATGACGCAGAGTTCCAGCCTGAGCGAGATGTCGTGGCAGAGGAGCGTCGTTGGAGGACAGATAACTCTCCGATTGGTTATTTGTATTTTAGATTTTTCAATACAGCTTATATTTACCACCCTTATCATTGGACACCCATTGGGTTTATGGATGATATTAAAAATTGGAAAATTGAAGACATCAAAGAATTCCACAAAACCTATTATCAACCCCAAAACGCCATTATTGTGGTAGCAGGAGATATTGAGCCACAAGAAGTCTTTGATGGGGCACAGAAATATTTTGCTTCTATTCCAAATCACGCAGAGATCCCAGAGGTTTATACGATTGAGCCCAAGCAGGACGGGGCAAAGCATATCGAGATCAGCAAAGATTCCCAAATCCAATATTATGCCTTGGGTTACAAAATCCCAAACTTCAAGCACGAAGATCAGGTGGCTCTTGAGGTGATTAGCTATCTTTTGAGTGGTGGCAAAAGCTCTCTTTTGCACGCAGAGCTTGTGGATAAAAAGCAAGTCGCATCAGAGGCTTATGTCTATCCTATGCAATTGCGTGATGGCGGGGTGTTTTTAAGCATTATTGCAGGAAATTCAGATGTCAAAGCAGAGGTTTTGAGAGATGAGGTCCAAAACTTATTGCAACAACTCAAAGATGGCAAGATCTCCCAAAAAGATCTCCAAAAAGCCAAAATCAATATGCGTGCAGATTTTATCCGCAGTTTGGAAGATGCCTCCAGCGTGGCTTCAATGTTTGGGGAATATTTGGCAAAAGGGGATTTGGAGCCATTGCTCAATTATGAGCAAAAACTACAAGAGATCGATATGGCAAAAATTATTGATGTGGCAAACAAATATTTTGTCTTACACAATCAAACAAGTGCGATTTTGAGGAAATAA
- the rsmG gene encoding 16S rRNA (guanine(527)-N(7))-methyltransferase RsmG, with the protein MTTKLQRYSQLLLQWNQVHNLTGAKTPEEVRENITDCLYPLEFIDDFKTALDIGSGCGFPAIPLAIAKPQSVFYLTEPRLKRASFLKMLCIELKLSNVHIFHSTLQNAKIPQQVDLITSRAVTSTPLLIAMSAKHLESKGAFLFYKGSQLKLEGEEIAPNELFASNTQRIYFYRRIQC; encoded by the coding sequence ATGACTACAAAACTCCAACGATACAGCCAACTTCTGCTCCAATGGAATCAAGTCCATAATCTCACAGGGGCAAAAACCCCAGAAGAAGTGCGAGAAAACATCACAGACTGCCTCTATCCTCTAGAATTTATTGATGATTTCAAGACCGCATTAGACATTGGATCAGGTTGTGGTTTCCCTGCAATCCCTCTTGCAATCGCCAAACCCCAAAGCGTGTTTTATCTCACAGAGCCACGCCTCAAAAGGGCAAGTTTTCTCAAAATGCTCTGCATTGAGCTCAAGCTCTCCAATGTCCATATCTTTCATTCCACCCTCCAAAATGCTAAAATACCCCAACAAGTTGATCTCATCACCTCAAGAGCCGTTACTTCAACGCCACTTTTGATTGCGATGAGTGCGAAGCATCTTGAATCAAAAGGTGCGTTTTTGTTTTATAAAGGCAGTCAGCTCAAGCTTGAGGGTGAAGAAATCGCACCAAATGAGCTATTTGCTTCCAACACCCAGCGAATCTATTTCTATCGGAGGATACAATGCTAA
- the pyrD gene encoding dihydroorotate dehydrogenase (quinone), whose amino-acid sequence MMYGFLKNFIFRFDPEFDHRIAEFLLKNVVPLPLISDCVASQCCFFDESLRSEVLGLRFANPVGLSAGFDKNATMLKGLSTLGFGFAEVGSVTLQAQEGNPKPRIFRFADEESLQNSMGFNNDGAEVMMQRLKALRPFVLPLGVNLGKNKDAQDALSNFEQNLDKLQEVGDFFIFNLSSPNTPNLRDLQNEDFVAELFAMACAKTNKPLLLKICPDNEITHSLKVVEQAIKSGASGIVATNTTKDYSLLKAPKESGGVSGKALRNKSREVFYELAKAFFGKTTLIASGGIFDGEEAYDRIKMGASLVEVYSALIFEGPSVCARINQEILRRLKKDGFSNISEAVGVDL is encoded by the coding sequence GTGATGTATGGTTTCTTGAAAAATTTCATATTCCGATTTGATCCCGAATTTGATCATCGTATCGCCGAGTTTTTGCTCAAAAATGTCGTGCCATTGCCGTTGATTAGCGATTGTGTCGCAAGTCAATGTTGTTTTTTTGATGAGAGTTTGCGTAGCGAGGTGTTGGGTTTGCGATTTGCCAATCCTGTGGGGCTTTCTGCAGGATTTGACAAAAATGCCACAATGCTCAAAGGGCTTTCTACTTTGGGGTTTGGGTTTGCAGAAGTGGGGAGCGTGACTCTTCAAGCACAAGAGGGCAATCCAAAGCCACGGATTTTTCGCTTTGCTGATGAAGAAAGTTTGCAAAACTCTATGGGATTCAATAATGATGGTGCAGAAGTGATGATGCAACGCCTCAAAGCACTCCGTCCTTTTGTGTTGCCACTTGGGGTCAATCTAGGGAAAAACAAAGACGCTCAAGATGCCTTGAGCAATTTTGAGCAAAATTTGGACAAGCTTCAAGAGGTGGGGGATTTTTTCATTTTCAATCTCTCTTCGCCCAATACTCCAAATCTGCGTGATTTGCAAAATGAGGATTTTGTGGCTGAATTGTTTGCAATGGCGTGTGCAAAAACAAACAAACCGCTTTTGCTCAAAATCTGCCCAGACAATGAAATCACTCACTCTCTCAAAGTCGTTGAGCAAGCAATCAAAAGTGGAGCGAGTGGAATCGTCGCAACAAACACAACCAAAGACTATTCTTTGCTCAAAGCTCCCAAAGAAAGCGGTGGCGTGAGTGGCAAAGCATTGCGTAACAAAAGTCGCGAAGTGTTTTATGAACTAGCAAAAGCGTTTTTTGGCAAAACCACTTTGATTGCTTCAGGTGGGATTTTTGATGGTGAAGAGGCTTATGATAGGATCAAGATGGGGGCGTCTTTGGTTGAAGTTTATTCTGCATTGATTTTTGAGGGTCCTAGCGTGTGTGCTAGGATCAATCAAGAGATCTTGCGTCGATTAAAAAAAGATGGATTTTCCAATATTTCTGAAGCAGTCGGAGTGGATTTATGA
- a CDS encoding PP0621 family protein gives MLKTLIFLGLLFGVVWFWFLRKPPRPTTPNQDDETMVECHKCQTFISQKEAILSNGHYYCSKNCLLGN, from the coding sequence ATGCTAAAAACACTTATATTTTTGGGATTGCTCTTTGGTGTTGTGTGGTTTTGGTTTTTGAGGAAACCGCCACGCCCCACAACCCCCAATCAAGATGATGAAACAATGGTTGAATGCCACAAATGTCAGACTTTTATCTCTCAAAAAGAAGCGATTTTGTCCAACGGGCACTACTACTGCTCCAAAAATTGTTTGCTTGGAAACTAA
- a CDS encoding enoyl-ACP reductase, with product MKGKTLVISGATRGIGKAILYRFAQEGVNVAFTYNKNEEEAQKIAQDLQSQFGIKAKYYPLNVLEPEQYTELFQEIDKDFDRVDFFVSNAIIYGRSVVGGFAPFMRLKPRGLNNIYTATVLAFVVGAQEAAKRMKEVGGGAIVSLSSTGNLVYMPNYAGHGNSKNAVETMVKYAATELGEFGIRVNAVSGGPIDTDALKAFPDYDEVKAKVEEQSPLGRMGQPQDLAGACYFLCDDSQSGWLTGQTIIIDGGTTFQ from the coding sequence ATGAAAGGAAAAACTTTAGTCATTAGTGGAGCAACAAGAGGGATAGGCAAAGCGATTTTGTATCGTTTTGCTCAAGAGGGTGTGAATGTTGCTTTTACATACAACAAAAATGAGGAGGAGGCACAGAAAATCGCTCAAGATCTTCAATCGCAATTTGGTATCAAAGCCAAATATTATCCCCTCAATGTGTTGGAGCCAGAGCAATATACAGAATTGTTTCAAGAGATTGACAAAGATTTTGATCGTGTAGATTTTTTTGTAAGCAATGCGATTATTTATGGGCGTAGCGTTGTGGGGGGATTTGCTCCGTTTATGCGTCTTAAGCCTAGAGGATTGAATAATATCTATACTGCCACAGTCCTTGCGTTTGTTGTGGGTGCTCAAGAAGCTGCCAAAAGGATGAAAGAAGTAGGTGGTGGAGCGATAGTATCATTGAGTTCTACAGGTAATCTTGTATATATGCCAAACTATGCTGGACATGGGAATTCCAAAAATGCAGTGGAAACTATGGTGAAATATGCTGCTACAGAGCTTGGCGAGTTTGGGATTCGCGTAAATGCAGTGAGTGGGGGACCGATTGACACAGACGCACTCAAAGCATTCCCTGATTATGATGAAGTCAAAGCCAAAGTTGAGGAGCAATCTCCTCTTGGTCGTATGGGACAGCCACAGGATTTGGCAGGGGCTTGTTATTTTCTCTGCGATGATTCACAAAGTGGGTGGCTTACAGGACAGACAATCATTATCGATGGTGGCACGACATTTCAATAA
- the rseP gene encoding RIP metalloprotease RseP, whose amino-acid sequence MISALLALSFLIFFHELGHFLVARFFGVKVEVFSIGFGKKLVSKTIGDTEYALSLIPLGGYVKMKGQNDSNPLEQSQDVDSYTSKTPLQRICILLAGPLFNILLAFLIYCGLGYGERQVLLPIVGEVEQGFPAEQAGILSGDKIVAINGHSLRSWNDLVESVLASKALHIQVQRDGKMLDFEVIPTQMQRRNIFGEEQEVNVIGIKASNQIGYAHYGVGEAIYNGLVLTWNNSLLIFEGIKKLIVGVVPTSEVGGVVSIVQVMDKASASGIVSFLALLALISINLGVLNLLPIPALDGGHIVFNLYELVSKKPPSEKVFLYLTLGGWAILFALMSLGLYNDFNRLLQE is encoded by the coding sequence ATGATTTCAGCACTATTGGCGTTGTCATTTTTGATTTTTTTTCACGAATTGGGACATTTCCTCGTTGCGCGTTTTTTTGGGGTAAAAGTTGAGGTTTTTAGCATTGGCTTTGGCAAAAAGCTAGTGAGCAAAACGATTGGAGATACAGAATACGCCCTCTCTCTCATCCCTCTAGGTGGATATGTGAAAATGAAGGGGCAAAATGATTCTAATCCTTTGGAGCAATCTCAAGATGTAGATAGCTACACGAGCAAAACTCCTTTGCAGAGGATTTGTATCTTGCTTGCTGGTCCTTTGTTTAATATCTTGCTTGCATTTTTGATTTATTGTGGATTGGGGTATGGGGAGAGGCAGGTGCTTTTGCCCATTGTGGGTGAGGTGGAGCAGGGTTTCCCTGCAGAGCAAGCAGGAATCTTGAGTGGGGATAAGATCGTAGCGATCAATGGGCATTCTTTGCGTTCTTGGAATGATCTTGTGGAGAGTGTTTTGGCTTCCAAAGCGTTGCATATACAGGTGCAAAGAGATGGGAAAATGCTAGATTTTGAAGTGATACCTACACAAATGCAAAGGCGTAATATCTTTGGCGAAGAGCAAGAGGTGAATGTCATAGGGATCAAAGCTTCAAATCAGATCGGTTATGCACATTATGGGGTGGGAGAAGCGATTTATAATGGTTTGGTTTTGACTTGGAATAATAGCTTGTTGATTTTTGAGGGGATCAAAAAGCTGATTGTGGGTGTGGTGCCTACAAGTGAGGTGGGGGGTGTGGTGTCGATTGTGCAAGTGATGGACAAAGCGAGTGCAAGTGGCATTGTGAGTTTTTTGGCTTTGCTTGCATTGATTTCTATCAATTTGGGAGTTTTGAATCTATTGCCAATCCCTGCATTGGATGGTGGGCATATTGTGTTTAATCTTTATGAGCTTGTGAGCAAGAAGCCTCCGAGTGAAAAGGTTTTTTTGTATCTGACTTTGGGGGGATGGGCGATTTTGTTTGCTTTGATGAGTTTGGGGCTATATAATGATTTCAATCGCTTGTTACAGGAATAA
- the pgsA gene encoding CDP-diacylglycerol--glycerol-3-phosphate 3-phosphatidyltransferase, which yields MRNIPNALTIFRICLAFLVMAIILYMDLSSGITRFMACSVFFVASVTDFFDGFIARRYGLQSRFGEVFDPLADKMLVLGAFIALLVVNLANPWAVFLIFSREFLITGLRTVMANTKISLAANMMGKVKSVSQYWAIGCLIANILPGMWNDFFLWLSVVLTIVSGYSYVRQYFKEF from the coding sequence ATGAGAAATATACCTAATGCTTTGACGATTTTTCGCATTTGCCTAGCTTTTTTGGTGATGGCAATTATTTTGTATATGGATTTATCAAGCGGCATTACGCGTTTTATGGCTTGTAGTGTGTTTTTTGTTGCAAGTGTTACAGATTTTTTTGATGGCTTTATTGCGAGGCGTTATGGTTTGCAATCAAGGTTTGGAGAGGTGTTTGATCCATTGGCAGACAAAATGCTAGTTTTGGGGGCTTTTATCGCATTGCTTGTGGTCAATCTAGCGAATCCTTGGGCGGTTTTTCTGATTTTTAGCCGTGAGTTTTTGATCACAGGGTTACGCACCGTGATGGCAAATACCAAAATCAGCCTTGCAGCTAATATGATGGGCAAAGTCAAATCCGTATCTCAATATTGGGCGATTGGGTGTTTGATCGCAAATATTTTGCCCGGAATGTGGAATGATTTCTTTTTGTGGCTTTCTGTTGTCCTAACAATCGTTTCTGGCTATAGCTATGTGCGTCAATATTTTAAAGAGTTTTAG
- the dapA gene encoding 4-hydroxy-tetrahydrodipicolinate synthase: MISGAMSALITPFKNGKVDYATYERLIQRQVRHGMDACVPVGTTGESATLSHQEHMECIEVAVNACKGTQMKVLAGAGSNSTQESIELAQFAQKIGADGILCVTPYYNKPTQEGLFEHYKAVAQSVEIPLMLYNVPGRTGVNIQIETALRLLEIENIFGIKEATGSLERVVGIHREAPKSVIASGEDAINYPILASGGSAVISVTGNLLPDKIADLTHCAMRGEYQKSREINSTLYPLNQAMFCETNPVPVKTAMFLAGLIEDLEFRLPLVKLTKENLCKLEKILEKYEVLQ, from the coding sequence ATGATCTCAGGAGCAATGAGTGCATTGATAACACCTTTTAAAAATGGAAAAGTGGATTATGCTACTTATGAGAGATTGATCCAAAGACAAGTCCGCCATGGAATGGATGCTTGTGTGCCTGTTGGCACAACTGGAGAATCCGCCACATTGTCACATCAAGAGCATATGGAGTGTATTGAAGTGGCAGTGAATGCATGCAAAGGCACTCAGATGAAAGTTTTGGCAGGGGCAGGGAGCAACTCCACACAAGAATCCATAGAACTTGCTCAATTTGCACAAAAAATCGGAGCCGATGGGATTTTGTGTGTCACGCCTTATTACAACAAGCCTACGCAAGAAGGCTTGTTTGAGCATTACAAAGCAGTGGCTCAAAGTGTGGAAATCCCATTGATGCTTTATAATGTTCCCGGACGCACGGGGGTCAATATCCAGATAGAAACAGCCTTGCGACTTTTGGAGATAGAAAATATTTTTGGTATCAAAGAGGCGACAGGAAGCCTTGAGCGTGTCGTAGGTATCCATAGAGAAGCCCCAAAAAGTGTGATCGCAAGTGGGGAGGATGCCATCAATTATCCGATTTTGGCAAGTGGGGGGAGTGCCGTGATTTCTGTGACAGGCAATTTGTTGCCTGATAAGATTGCAGATCTTACACATTGTGCGATGCGTGGCGAGTATCAAAAGAGTCGAGAAATCAATAGCACATTGTATCCGCTCAATCAAGCAATGTTTTGTGAAACCAATCCTGTTCCGGTGAAAACGGCAATGTTTTTGGCGGGATTGATAGAGGATTTGGAATTTCGCTTACCTTTGGTAAAATTAACCAAAGAAAATCTCTGTAAGTTGGAGAAAATTCTAGAAAAATATGAGGTGTTACAATGA
- a CDS encoding YggS family pyridoxal phosphate-dependent enzyme, producing MSGLQSVIAKIEKARLAYDAHQIINLVAVSKYWETSQIIELYSQGQRAFGENKVQDLKTKHQLLEAYPLEWHFIGRIQENKINALIDLKPSLIHSIESLKLAEAFQKRLQRSGISQRVLLQINSSQEESKAGVHPQEAKEVYLAIKENCPNLILEGVMTIGAHTQDQSVIAKSFECTQKIFDSLPSASILSMGMSGDYELAIANGANLLRIGSAITP from the coding sequence ATGAGTGGTTTGCAAAGTGTGATTGCCAAAATTGAGAAGGCGCGTCTAGCATACGATGCACACCAAATCATCAATCTTGTCGCAGTGAGCAAGTATTGGGAAACCTCACAAATCATCGAGCTTTATTCTCAAGGGCAACGCGCGTTTGGAGAAAACAAAGTGCAGGATTTGAAAACCAAACACCAATTGCTTGAGGCATATCCTTTGGAATGGCACTTCATCGGCAGAATCCAAGAAAACAAAATCAACGCATTGATTGATTTGAAGCCAAGTTTGATCCATTCTATCGAGAGCTTGAAACTTGCAGAGGCTTTTCAAAAAAGACTTCAAAGAAGTGGGATCTCTCAAAGAGTGTTGCTGCAAATCAATTCCTCTCAAGAGGAGAGCAAAGCAGGGGTGCATCCTCAAGAGGCAAAAGAAGTCTATCTTGCGATCAAAGAGAATTGCCCCAATTTGATTTTGGAAGGGGTGATGACTATCGGTGCACATACACAAGATCAAAGCGTGATTGCCAAAAGTTTTGAATGCACCCAAAAGATTTTTGATTCTTTGCCTAGTGCTTCAATCCTCTCTATGGGGATGAGCGGGGATTATGAACTCGCGATTGCCAATGGTGCAAACCTCTTGCGTATCGGAAGTGCGATCACTCCTTAA